The proteins below are encoded in one region of Phoenix dactylifera cultivar Barhee BC4 unplaced genomic scaffold, palm_55x_up_171113_PBpolish2nd_filt_p 001190F, whole genome shotgun sequence:
- the LOC103724213 gene encoding transmembrane protein 45A isoform X2, with translation MGSFRGHVLPGSLFLAVGLWHIWSAAVRYVSDPVAFRVRVWNPAERWFGGKARHLELYVVAGGAFVDMCVELLYSPHFHYFVGPEKILNPAHMNDFEHGGMLLMFFLFGAIALLSEKTSFLPMPHGALCLIAASAFSAEYLLFSFHSTTHKGLEGYYHLILVILVALCIAATIAGALFPTSLAVDLGSGVSITLQGLWFYQTAFTLYGPMMPRGCLLDDNGIKCHSHDSQVRAELLANFHLFSLVFLSFLYVLGCYAIAAAWYGHPDLRKLHASALASQEGDENGEVEAAQ, from the exons atgggATCGTTCAGGGGTCACGTGCTGCCCGGGAGCCTATTCCTGGCGGTGGGATTGTGGCACATCTGGAGCGCGGCGGTTCGGTACGTGTCGGACCCGGTGGCGTTTCGGGTCCGGGTGTGGAATCCGGCGGAGCGGTGGTTCGGCGGGAAGGCGCGGCACCTGGAGCTCTACGTGGTCGCCGGCGGCGCCTTCGTCGACATGTGCGTCGAGTTATTGTATTCGCCTCACTTCCACTACTTCGTAGGACCCGAGAAGATACTGAATCCGGCGCACATGAACGACTTCGAGCATGGTGGAATGCTCCTCATGTTCTTCCTCTTCGGCGCCATCGCCCTCCTCTCCGAGAAAACCAG CTTCCTACCCATGCCGCATGGAGCGCTTTGCCTGATAGCCGCATCAGCCTTCAGCGCGGAGTATCTACTGTTCTCCTTCCACTCCACCACCCACAAGGGACTGGAAGGCTACTATCACCTCATCCTTGTCATCCTCGTCGCCCTTTGCATTGCCGCCACGATCGCTGGCGCTCTCTTCCCCACCAGTCTCGCTGTGGACCTTGGTAGCGGGGTTTCCATCACTCTCCAGGGCCTGTGGTTCTACCAGACTGCTTTCACCCTCTACGGCCCCATGATGCCCCGGGGTTGCCTCCTCGACGACAACGGAATCAAGTGCCACTCGCATGACAGCCAGGTCCGCGCGGAGCTGCTTGCCAACTTCCACCTCTTCTCCCTTGTCTTTCTGAGCTTCCTCTATGTTCTTGGATGCTATGCCATCGCGGCGGCATGGTATGGCCACCCAGATTTGAGGAAATTGCATGCCTCTGCTCTGGCGAGCCAAGAAGGTGATGAGAATGGTGAGGTAGA GGCTGCTCAGTGA
- the LOC120103697 gene encoding uncharacterized protein LOC120103697 isoform X1, protein MGQVLATIQDKIHGRQWKERQIRKITDHVFDHISDADSKSEGGLSFPDLYIAVLRVYNEINKRLPGPHHDPPSREKLKAMIREYDINLDGLLDREEFAEFIHELTADTITTVSRNLILALVVTPTVALMTKRATEGVPGVGKVVQRLPNSMYALIVALGVVLAQKSGECCE, encoded by the exons ATGGGGCAGGTATTGGCCACTATTCAGGATAAAATCCATG GGAGGCAGTGGAAGGAGAGGCAAATACGGAAGATAACCGATCACGTCTTCGACCATATCAGCGACGCCGACTCCAAATCGGAGGGCGGCCTCTCTTTCCCGGATCTCTACATCGCCGTCCTTCGCGTCTACAA TGAGATCAACAAGCGCTTGCCTGGGCCTCATCACGACCCTCCCTCAAGGGAGaagctgaaagctatgatacgG GAATATGATATTAACCTTGATGGGCTTCTTGACCGTGAAGAGTTTGCAGAATTCATCCATGAATTGACAGCTGATACCATAACTACAGTCAGTCGGAATCTGATACTTGCATTGGTGGTGACTCCAACAGTGGCGCTGATGACAAAGAGAGCCACTGAAGGGGTGCCTGGTGTGGGCAAAGTAGTGCAGAGGTTGCCAAATTCCATGTATGCCTTAATTGTTGCTCTTGGGGTTGTGTTGGCCCAAAAATCTGGTGAATGTTGTGAATAA
- the LOC120103697 gene encoding uncharacterized protein LOC120103697 isoform X2, with product MVRFPRYFPSSFPPVATEFLVFKPSVLLAISLSLSLPTSESSLSPSPLCVSERLSSRRWGRYWPLFRIKSMEYDINLDGLLDREEFAEFIHELTADTITTVSRNLILALVVTPTVALMTKRATEGVPGVGKVVQRLPNSMYALIVALGVVLAQKSGECCE from the exons ATGGTCAGATTCCCAAGATACTTCCCCTCTTCCTTCCCTCCTGTCGCTACCgaatttttagtttttaaacCCTCCGTCCTTCTCgccatctctctttctctctccctacCAACTTCTGAgagctccctctctccctcccccctctgTGTATCTGAGCGTCTGTCTTCTCGCCGATGGGGCAGGTATTGGCCACTATTCAGGATAAAATCCATG GAATATGATATTAACCTTGATGGGCTTCTTGACCGTGAAGAGTTTGCAGAATTCATCCATGAATTGACAGCTGATACCATAACTACAGTCAGTCGGAATCTGATACTTGCATTGGTGGTGACTCCAACAGTGGCGCTGATGACAAAGAGAGCCACTGAAGGGGTGCCTGGTGTGGGCAAAGTAGTGCAGAGGTTGCCAAATTCCATGTATGCCTTAATTGTTGCTCTTGGGGTTGTGTTGGCCCAAAAATCTGGTGAATGTTGTGAATAA
- the LOC103724213 gene encoding transmembrane protein 45A isoform X1, with the protein MGSFRGHVLPGSLFLAVGLWHIWSAAVRYVSDPVAFRVRVWNPAERWFGGKARHLELYVVAGGAFVDMCVELLYSPHFHYFVGPEKILNPAHMNDFEHGGMLLMFFLFGAIALLSEKTSFLPMPHGALCLIAASAFSAEYLLFSFHSTTHKGLEGYYHLILVILVALCIAATIAGALFPTSLAVDLGSGVSITLQGLWFYQTAFTLYGPMMPRGCLLDDNGIKCHSHDSQVRAELLANFHLFSLVFLSFLYVLGCYAIAAAWYGHPDLRKLHASALASQEGDENGEVEAAGRFFPEMMAAQ; encoded by the exons atgggATCGTTCAGGGGTCACGTGCTGCCCGGGAGCCTATTCCTGGCGGTGGGATTGTGGCACATCTGGAGCGCGGCGGTTCGGTACGTGTCGGACCCGGTGGCGTTTCGGGTCCGGGTGTGGAATCCGGCGGAGCGGTGGTTCGGCGGGAAGGCGCGGCACCTGGAGCTCTACGTGGTCGCCGGCGGCGCCTTCGTCGACATGTGCGTCGAGTTATTGTATTCGCCTCACTTCCACTACTTCGTAGGACCCGAGAAGATACTGAATCCGGCGCACATGAACGACTTCGAGCATGGTGGAATGCTCCTCATGTTCTTCCTCTTCGGCGCCATCGCCCTCCTCTCCGAGAAAACCAG CTTCCTACCCATGCCGCATGGAGCGCTTTGCCTGATAGCCGCATCAGCCTTCAGCGCGGAGTATCTACTGTTCTCCTTCCACTCCACCACCCACAAGGGACTGGAAGGCTACTATCACCTCATCCTTGTCATCCTCGTCGCCCTTTGCATTGCCGCCACGATCGCTGGCGCTCTCTTCCCCACCAGTCTCGCTGTGGACCTTGGTAGCGGGGTTTCCATCACTCTCCAGGGCCTGTGGTTCTACCAGACTGCTTTCACCCTCTACGGCCCCATGATGCCCCGGGGTTGCCTCCTCGACGACAACGGAATCAAGTGCCACTCGCATGACAGCCAGGTCCGCGCGGAGCTGCTTGCCAACTTCCACCTCTTCTCCCTTGTCTTTCTGAGCTTCCTCTATGTTCTTGGATGCTATGCCATCGCGGCGGCATGGTATGGCCACCCAGATTTGAGGAAATTGCATGCCTCTGCTCTGGCGAGCCAAGAAGGTGATGAGAATGGTGAGGTAGAGGCTGCCGGTCGGTTCTTTCCAGAGATGATGGCTGCTCAGTGA